In the Polyodon spathula isolate WHYD16114869_AA unplaced genomic scaffold, ASM1765450v1 scaffolds_3361, whole genome shotgun sequence genome, one interval contains:
- the LOC121311917 gene encoding cis-aconitate decarboxylase-like → MLSALKFQRTPRHFSCLRLLHKSAVEVQERPAPEETVTSSFGGFIHSVHPGQLSDTVLHRSKRMILDSIGVGLLGSTSHVFQLALQHCQQMYAPDYISSVFGRWHTRLSPSLAAFVSGVAVHSMDFDDTWHPATHPSGAVLPALLAIAQMLPGNAKPSGMDLLLAFNVGIEIQGRLMRFSNEAQNIPNRFHPPTVVGPLGSAAACSRLLSLDRSQCSNALAIAASLAGAPMANAATQSKPLHIGNAARLGMEAALLASRGLEASTLILDSTPGCAGFSAFYNDYLPQALPSPEEQDPRFLLEDQDIAFKRFPAHLGMHWVADAACSARELLVNTVGGFHPSMIQSILLRIPLSKYINRPFPESEHQARHSFQFNACTALLDGEVSVQSFSPAFLDRPELLSLLSRVRVEHPQDNPANFNKMYAEVLLTLTTGNVLKGRCDTFYGHWRKPLSRDSLLKKFRANAGAVLPGERVEAIIDAVENIRAS, encoded by the exons ATGCTCTCAGCACTCAAG tttcagaGAACTCCAAGGCACTTTTCCTGCCTGCGACTTCTACATAAATCTGCAGTTGAAG TGCAGGAAAGGCCTGCCCCAGAGGAGACAGTCACCAGCAGTTTTGGAGGGTTCATCCACTCTGTGCACCCGGGCCAGCTGTCAGACACTGTGCTGCACCGCAGTAAGAGGATGATCCTGGACAGCATCGGGGTGGGGCTGCTGGGAAGCACCTCCCACGTCTTCCAGCTGGCTCTGCAGCACTGCCAG CAAATGTATGCTCCAGATTACATCAGTTCAGTCTTTGGTCGATGGCACACAAGACTCTCTCCGAGTCTGGCAGCCTTTGTCAGTGGAGTAGCG GTCCATTCAATGGACTTCGATGATACCTGGCACCCAGCCACTCACCCCTCAGGGGCGGTCCTTCCTGCCCTGCTCGCTATTGCTCAGATGTTGCCTGGCAACGCCAAGCCCAGTGGGATGGACCTCCTGTTAGCCTTCAACGTGGGCATTGAGATTCAGGGCCGGCTAATGAGGTTCTCCAACGAAGCCCAAAACATCCCCAACAG GTTCCATCCCCCGACTGTGGTGGGCCCTCTGGGTAGTGCTGCTGCCTGCTCCCGTCTGCTCTCCCTGGATCGCTCGCAGTGCTCAAACGCCCTGGCGATTGCTGCCTCCCTAGCAGGGGCTCCCATGGCCAACGCTGCCACTCAATCCAAACCTCTTCATATCGGGAACGCAGCCCGACTCGGCATGGAGGCGGCACTGCTGGCTTCCCGGGGCCTGGAGGCCAGCACGCTGATCCTGGACTCGACCCCAGGCTGCGCTGGCTTTAGTGCCTTCTACAATGACTACCTGCCACAGGCACTGCCCTCCCCAGAGGAACAGGATCCCCGCTTCCTGCTGGAGGACCAGGACATAGCCTTCAAGCGCTTCCCTGCACACCTGGGCATGCACTGGGTGGCAGACGCAGCATGCTCAGCGCGGGAGCTTTTGGTCAACACCGTAGGGGGGTTCCATCCCTCTATGATTCAGAGCATCCTACTGAGAATCCCCCTCTCCAAATATATCAACCGTCCCTTCCCTGAATCCGAGCACCAGGCCAGACACTCCTTCCAGTTCAACGCCTGCACTGCTCTGCTGGACGGCGAGGTCAGTGTCCAGTCGTTCAGCCCAGCGTTCCTGGACCGCCCCGAGCTGCTCAGCCTCCTGAGCAGAGTACGGGTCGAGCACCCCCAGGACAACCCTGCCAATTTCAATAAGATGTACGCAGAGGTGCTGCTGACCCTCACAACAGGCAATGTCTTGAAGGGTCGTTGCGACACCTTTTATGGACACTGGAGGAAGCCACTGAGTCGTGACAGTCTGCTGAAAAAGTTCCGGGCAAATGCTGGGGCAGTCCTGCCAGGAGAGAGGGTGGAGGCCATCATTGATGCCGTGGAGAACATAAGGGCTTCATGA